ATGACAACTAATAGGCTGTAGACATCAATTGAGAGACAATGCAAGTAACCATTACTTTTGCTTCACATATCACGTTTGTTCTAGAGTTCATACTCAATTGCAAACTCAAGTTATGAGTTTTTCCAGTTGTTCAGAAAGATTGCGTTTGTAGACCTTCAACAGAAGTAGAAACCCTTTCCTTTTTGTTGCAAAAACAGGTCAAACAAATACATCTTCGAAACTCAAACTAGCGCGATTTAACTTGGCAAGAACTTCAAGGGAATAGAAGATAAGAAGACAATCCAATAAACAGATCCGTTTGGTACACCAAATAATGCCACTCTACTTAACTATCCTCCAAAATTCAGCTATCCTCCCATCACATCGTCCAAAAAATACAAATCACCCCCACTTTGTCAGCTATTAAGTGATTGTCTTTAGAATCAAATGCCATAAATCTTAAGGAACATGTTTTACTTTCAATGGTTGAGTTTGCCACGCTAGCCGTCGAAAAAATACTCTCTCCTTTTGATGCATCAATTATGAATTTGATTCCTGCATACATCTTCAAAGGCAACAAAGAGGACAACCAACAAAACATATATGATGAAAGTATTATCGACTCAGTATACCACAAATCAGCCAGCCTTGGCTCTTGTAATGCTAGATATGATTCAGATTTATAGAGCGTCTCAAAGGTCATTCAGGTTAATCATTTCATCATTATTCCAACATATCCCTGACAACTCTTTCGACTGAGCTTCTGAGAAGCTCTCAGTTTCTTCCAAAGCCTTTTCCATCGAACTGGCTAAATCTGCTTCCCATAGACCCAACTCACAGACTTTCTGGTAGGTCTCATAACCTGCAGCTGTCAGGCCGTCGGCCAGCATCTCCTTCAGGGTATTAGTGCAGATTCCTCCAGAGTCCATTAGCTGCAACAGGACTTCCGGAAAGCCAAGATCCCCGAAAACAACCACTGCACAACTTTTATCCACCATCCTAACATCAAATTCATTATGGAAAACTTTATGTGAACCATATAGGAGGCTTTTCAGCTTTCCTGCAGATGTCCCAACCCTGAATCCCCATAAGAAAACCAGATTCTTAATACTAATCTCTCTAGTATTGTCAGTCCACACACTAATATCTTCATCAGCAGGACTATGAGAACTGGTAAAGCAAGGGTTGAACGAGTTTGTGCAGCATTCAATTGCATCAGGCAATTGGCCCTCGTCAGCTTCAGGAGTTCTTGGAGCAGTTTTCAATATGGAGCacaactttgcaaacaattcgcTTATCTTCACAACATCATGTCCAAGAGTCTTCACTTCACTGACCTCAGCTGTTAGTAATTTCGCGCAGGTTAGAATTTATTTAAGCAATTGAAAAAGGAATTAATGGAAATTTCATGCAAAGCCAGAAAAAATCTAGTCCAGTCAGCAacgtaattttttttctttgccATCGACATAATTAAAAGATCTAAAAGAGTAGGCAGTGAACATAAAAATGTTAAAATAAAATATCAACATGGAGAACTTCCTTCACAGGGACACCAGCAGGACACATGCTGTAAGTGCTATTAAACAGAACCACATTATAAAGAAAGGTGGAGATACGATTTATCTAACATGCAACTCATGATATCACAGGTACTTGCCTTGGTTAGGTATCTCTACATCAATAGGGGCAAAGAACCGTTGTTTCAAATATGAGATACTTGCAGGCAAATTGTTCACTTTTGTTAGAGGGCTGATTTCCTTCATAAGGTGGTTGACATCAAGTACATTTGGGAAGACCACACATAATGAACTTCTAAATTCATCTAGCGTTGATGGCAACGGAGCTAAGAACTTGGAATGAACGAAAGTAAAATCTGTCAAATAAAACTCAAAATGTTTAAATAACATAAAAGGTACGGTAGCCGCAATTCTAACATGAGCAAAAAATTTCCACATAGAGATTAACCATTAAGAGAGTTGTGGGCAACAACAGGTTTCTGAGAAGCGGAAATCAAATCGATCACCTCTCGAAACCCACGGAGGCGCTTATTATGCTCCTTCTCCTCATTTTGAAGTTCCTTCTGTGAGTACAAAGCAATATTCAAAGAAGGAGAAATTCGTCATTAACAAGCAGTAAAACCAAAGACTGTCAGCTAGTTTAATACCTGTAAAAGAATCCTATCTTCTTCTGAACTTGTCAAAACAACTCGAACAGGCCTCATTGTCCCTCCCTTTGCTGGGGTTAGTAAAGGTATGACATCAACAAAATCCTTCAGTGTCTGACCCAACAGAAAAGTTCAATAATATCAGCTAAAACAAATCAAGTGACTTTTTATTCCATGTAATGGAACCTTTAACATTGACAGCAATTGAATTCTTGAAGCATCATTCTTCGGACATAATCAAATTTGGAACATTGTATGCTGCTAACCATAAGCATCATCGTTTagcttattctttttttttttttttttttcgtgaaATTTCAAGAGAGCAATTCAAAAGGTAAAAGAGACCAGATAGACACCTCCAACACAAGGCGCACTTGACGTTCACTGCAGACATCTATGCTCAAGCATGGTCTGGATCCATATACTTCATCTCCCGAGACAATTTTTCTCAAGGAACTGATTAAAGCATCTGCAGGACGTCATGAGTATAAAAAGAGAGCAGAGAAGAGTTGAATTGACAAAACTAATAATACCATTTTGCTCACCTTCAGGCTTCTTGTTTGTGTCTTTGCAAGCAGTTATCCAATGCTTAAGTCGAGATTTGATCCTTTCTGCAAATACAGAATCAGCAACTGTATATCCTGATGGAGTTGGCACTGTACAGCTAATAGGTGATGCATTCCCAGTTCTATCTATTGCAGCTGATTCTTGCGATTTGGATAAATATGATATGCCTGTCAGGATTCAGCTTTCAGTCAAAAGCTACTCGGCCAGCTAAAGGTATACAACAAACAACAGTAGCATCTACTATAGAAAAAGAGAACAAAGAAAAGTGTTACGATTCAAAATAAGATGATTGTGGTAGAAGAATTATGTTTCATGGCACTTGAGTTCTGGAATTCGAGGCAGATACTTCCTTTCATTATGAACATCTACTACTTGTTGTTGCAGATAATTAACATAGAGAATGAGGCAAATGGAGCAGCAACTGCAGAGGTTTATCCTTTCTGCCTATGTCACCAATTACCATACATCTCTATATTACAATAACGGATGTTTCATATAGGTGCTTCGGTCATTGTAAAAGCCACTGCACATTTCTTTTTTGGCAGGTAACCTAAAGATCCTAATAATACATTAACCATTAAAACAAATAACAGAAACATATCAGTTACGCATTACATTTCAAACCAGTCCAGCTCAGCTTACCATCGTATATGCAGGCATTGAAATCAAAACCTTCTTGAACCATAGAGGTCAAGTATGATGATTGACAAGAGAAACTATAAGAAGGCATCCCTATTTTTAACTCATCACGAGGGAACAAATGAAAGTTGTATCTGCACCAAAAGCACAAAACACTTGTCATTCATGTTTCATGTTTCCCTTTCTCAGACAACATAATTCTTCAACTTAGAAGTTAGAAATATAGCAACTAATCCTTCATCTAAAACTGTCACTTACACCAGCAACTAACTAACACAAGAAAAGCGAACATAAAACAATTTTTTTGTGGGATTTTTTAGCATAAGAACATCTATTTGACAGTTCAAATTAGAACCAACCATCCCTTTCGCCTCCTAATATCCGGCCTCATAAAACACATTGAAAGCAGTAACAAAATTGAGTAATAGTTCTACAGCATAAATCAACCGGAGttaaaaatgaaaggaaagaacaagaaaaacatCCGTTACACTAGGTGAAGTTGCCAAGCACTAAGAAGCGTCTATGGTGTTTGTTAGAGTTCAACGGTGACAATATCAAGGTGTTTGTAAGGGTAAAGAGAAAGCAATATGATAAAATTTGAGCACTATATCATCTGTAGTTCTAAAATAAAAAGTGCCCTTTATCCTTCTTTTTAACCTAAGATACCTTCAGCCACATCTTATAAAGACAAAGCTTTCTCCACAACTACACAGAACAATaagtaatttccttttttttttttttttaaatcaccgGAACCAACAGTAAATATGAGATTAAATTGGGTTTGAAAGTTCAAAATAATGATGCAAGTCTGAATGAAGGAAACTGTATACACATTGATGTATCTGCACAATACCCTTTCCACGGAAAGCTCACTTGGCACGTCTGAAAAGGGAAACTAGTTCAAATGTGTCCTAGCATTTAACTTAACCTTCTTCAGTACATACTTCACACGCTTTAGTAAACTGAATTGCTTTTGATATACAATTCTAAAAAATCTGAAACTTGAACCCAAAACTTCGGATTGAACATAAAATCAATTGAATTTTATACACAACACAATCTTGAGAACTGAAATAAAAaatgagataatggtcaaaaacccacctgaactatcactttttgGCGAGTTTCAgtatcaccatctatgtattcAGGTAGGAAAACGAAACAACTTATAGTTGGCCTAATCAGCTTCAAGGAAACACAAAGATAGTTCAGATAGGAAAAGGAAAGGGGTTGTAAAACTGGCGAAAAAGTGACAGTTTAGGTATGTTATTGACCATTAACTCATTAAAAAATAAAGACTAAACAAAATAGAGAGACGCACGGGTGGACGATGAGCTTAGAACCCTTAATGGAAAAAGGGCAAACGGCGAACTGAAGGACCTGAAACCGTTCGGCTGCATATTTGGCTTTGAGATACGCTGTGTGGGCTGTGTCAATAGGAATAACACGCTGCCATTGTGCAGAGTAGGCCCCACTATTCTTCAATGAGACTGCGATGAAATCAGATTCGGAGATGTAACTGCTAACCTCTTCTAGTGCCACTGAGAAGTTGGACTTTGTAACTTGCTTTACACTCCATTTGCTCTGGTGGCTATGTCCCAGATTTGATTGGAGCACGGTTTTAGAAATCCTGGTGCAAAACAACCGCCTTTGTAACATTGAAACAAAAATATACGTTTGTTAATGTACAGTGTTTATGTCCGCTCACTTTCCCGGGGAACGGCAGGACAGATACGACGGTTGAGCGATACCAGGCCCAGTTAtaggagtccgcaacttaaatgactcTGTGTCCGGATACCAAATaagtcagaaaaaaaaaaaaagtaatcaaATTATATTTTGCGCACTAAATTAATGTGCAATAGAGGTTATTATTTTTATACAATTTTAAAGTTCTCAAATTCATTATTTTTCATATTTAGATCAAAGATTAGTTATGTTTAAAAATtctaaaatatcaatattttatataaaacttgatatctttttttgcgaataataatgttgtcacgacccaactaggggccgcgacgagtacccgatacttgtaccgtgcaccccttatctatcattttacctctattactgagtgggccgtatgaactataccatatttttttttttttaacattaacattagtagcataattataaacataggttaataaactttgctagcacattatacagcgacgaggacaaccaaaagtacaaaacatctaactgtacatatctgtctacgagcctctaaacaaagtacacatatacatatgaagggTCAGATTCTGCCATGcccgattatatacacaaaagtagtaccaagggactgaggctccgaaacaactggagcgctgctacaatactgctgatgaagctcctatgagtcaaatctgtctacctactaacctgcgcggcatgaaacgcagcgtccacaagaagggacgtcagtacgaatagtgtaccgagtatgtaaggcatcgaagataatacaaacagaaacataagatatgattaacaatatcatgggatcataggacatatagtgggacaagaaagtaacctgtacataggaatgccctttcaggccggataccatgcgtGCTTGcctttcccttttaaaaacatttctttttcatagacatagaaaatagagtttatatcatgtcatgtcttatcatatcatgtcatatcatatcatatcatatcatatcatatcatatcatgttatatcatatcatgtcatagcatagcaccgaacaatgtcggctcgcccacatagcaccgaaatacgtcggctcgcccatatatcccgcgtccgggcatcccgcgtccgggatgataacgccagctgaccaggtggcaatgaaacatgtttcccttcccatcccccatgtatcccttcccccaccccatgtacatatacatatcttatatacatatgtcatataagcatgtaggagagcccaaagaaaatcatgtatccatcggagtgacgtaaggtcggtgacctccgattacattatggaataaccgtgatcgctttgcctcaccttgaaggaacgagtattttaaggcgagactatcaacggagaatagcgttGAATGAAACATAGAATGGAGCCATGGATGTCATAGAAGTCAATTCCtctactttgaaatctttagaagctagtgtcataaccaaggaatagaattaaagatcaagaactagtttgatactttcatactcatattgaatccttagcttaagattcttagtcatggaatcatccttgtcatacttatcataggcatatcctcttccttacatcatcgttatcattatcatcgtagaagtattctcgttagaatagttacagtacttgtcatttgataaacggaacaaggatcaaaagtttcctttggattctacttcaaaataagtcaaacggaacaataaggaaaatccgggaacaatgggcccacctcggatcaaatgaggcggcgtaccaaatttacgtacattacatttcatgacgtcacttgtgagggttttaaggtagtcgggtcctatttatgcaagttctagatgtttaggaagtttttccaacatttcacacaatttctaattcaattctactgaataaaaaaaaagggtaactttaggtgcgaattccggagaatagagttgtccccgaggctcgtatccaacctagtatgcctaagacatgccaaggaagaaagagtaaaaccttacatacctttttccgctccttatgctactccaaattcaagttgcaaatccgccaaaatctacaatttggtcacatttaccaaacattgattagagcatttagaagttgaatcttaagataacacttgtctaccgaagtttcggcagcacttcccctgtaaatacaccatccccaaaatttaacttagccaatttttaatcaacaacaatccgggaattcaacccggccaaattatcaacatattgtcaacaaccatattaacaatttccacattcaatccaagatacattataacaactcaatcaatatactacttccttcaaaaccttccaactccaataaaaacaataacaaccttataatttatattccaacaacaccatactactATCATTGTCtcccatacatgtaagaacattatattcaattaacatactctctaaaacaagtctccaactacaacaacttcactaagctcatccaattttcattatcaacatagcatccacaacaaccacaaccaaatattagataaaatagttaaatcattattcctacacacacccataggtacacggccacaacatggtttttctcttccatgagtttcatccacttttacatgctacaacacacaaaatcatccataacatataagaaataaattcttaccttctttcttgtttttttttttcacttagctaagacttgcaacttgctagaatatggaTTTCTCTTGCTCCAAAAACCACTCCACCTTGTTAGGGGCCCTTCAATTAGTAGAACacaatttttggagaaatttttccAGGGTTTCTTGTGGAAGTTGaagttggccgaatggccttcaacttttctccttctttttcttgttcttttctttcttgaaatttctagagtgttcaatgaaaaagatgacttagtcatcttttatttttgtgAATTAAACCCCCACATGGGCTTAGcccatgccatggccggttgggccctctttttctttttaaaatttcaagcccaattctatttttcatgacaagttgtaattcataaaactattttccaaaattccgattttacccctagactcttttaataattccgcttctaaattcttcataaccaactcatatgccaaacaaaacaaaaataaggccttgcttgttgtcttcccgcgattgtcttgaattatccgattgcacaaaaatgcgggatataacaaatgtCGACTCATTACATCAAATATACCTAAActtttggattgtcgttttagggaTTGTAAAGTGccccaaagtaagttttgtttattTGAATCTtattatctttaggtttaagtgttttattttataagattttcatttaagtgttttattatttagtaaaggcattactttatttcgaatgtacaaataaaaatattatattaaaaaataattcatccaatacgagaggttcaaaataattcaaaaatacaacaacaaaataaTACGTCAAGTACAGAGGCTCTTCCGGAGACATACTTGCACCACCACATCTTATCATGTCCCTCCACCAAGGTTCGATCCCTAGTGGTTGAGGTAAAAAAACAGTCAAATAGTTAGACCACCAAACCAAGTTGGCATTTAAGGAATATGTAGACACTTTTTATGTTTTATAGTGTTCACTAATgctatttatcttgttttctcaaaTTGAATTTCCAACATTGAAAATGGCATTCAAAACTTCATCATCACGGGATTTTTATCTTCAAATCTACTTTTTATCATCAGATTTTTACCAAGgaagaatgaaaattgtgcaccaatttgggaaaaaattcaaattgaatgagATAAtaagcgttttttttttttttggaaaattggCCTAGCGGCAGTTTGACCCactagatctcggaaaaatacccaaaaaaaaaaattgcgtaAAACGGACAACCGAGcacaaagttatgaccgtttaaagtttcatcaatttacaactaatttttctccctctactccttaaaataaaattgtCTTGACTAAAAAAACAAGTTAAAACttaataaaataaaacacttaaacttaACGATAATAAGTCACCAAACAAAACTTACTCCGGGCACTTtataacccctaaaacgacgaaccaaacgtttaggtatacttgatgtattgagcctatattattgttcgcagaaaaagatatcaggttctatataaaatattgatattccggaAATCCCCTGGTAATGAAGTTTTAAATGTCAATTTAAATGTTGGAAATTCAAtttgagaaaacaagataaatagcATTAGTGAACACTATAAAACATAAAAAGTGTCTACATATTCCTTAAACCTAAACCTAAAGATAACtagattcaaacaaacaaaacttacttcggggcactttacaccccctaaaatgacgatccaaacgtttaagtatacttgatgtaatgagccgacattattgtccgcaaaaaaagatatcaagttctatataaaatattgatatttcggagttttgaaacatgactaatctttggtcaaagtatgaaaaaaaaacgtgaatttgagaactttaaaattgtaccaaaaaaaaaaaaagataacttctattgcgcactaatttagtgcgcaaagggTAGTTTGGTTCCTTTTTTTATCGGGTTATTTTGGTACCCAGACacactttttgggtcatttaagttgcatACTCCCATTTATAGTGTTCTTTTTATGAAGTGCTGGAGTATTCATTTGGACCACATGAAGTTTCGAAAAGGTTACAAATAGGTTCTTAAGGTTTGAGATTTTTAGGTGATGCATGCACCAGATGTGGAATCTGGAACCTAAATGGCCCAAAAAAGTCTAAAGTaacacataaaaaaataaaaaataaaaagttacaaaactaacTTTGACGCACTTTTGTTTGTGAGTTATACAAGAATAAGTTAACATCCTCCGTTAACGTCCGTtatccaagttttttttttcaaaaaaaatattttaacatAACACAAAAAAAGTTGCGTTATGCAATTCCCGAAAGTTGCTTTGCCTCATCTAACCAACTCCAAGAGGTTTATTtaaggaaaaagggtcaaatatatcattttattttattttattagtcAATTTTATTCTCTGttagtaaaaataaataaatatatctcGTTGTCAACAAATTTTACACCTGTACCCTATTTAGATGGAACCCCAAATCAAATTAAATTAccgattttaaaaaaattacctAATTCTTTCTACGACCTGACCCAGCCTTGAGCTCAAATTTGAGATGCAACTTCCTCAAAATTCAATAAAAGAAATTCCAACAACCAATTTCTTCAAATAAacattgaattttttttatcGCCATTGAACCTTAAGCTTCACTTTACCAAACtcttaacccaaaaaaaaaaaagaagcagcaGCATTTTAGAGAACCTTCATTTTCACTCCTCTTTGCTGCCACGCCATTTGAAAATCTTCAAGTATAAGTTTTTACCCCTTTCTTTACTGCATTCTTCTTCAAGTTGCTAAAGCACTTTGACTTGAAATTACTCTATTTCTTTAACTATTCTGGGTACACCCACTGTATTATATGGGCTCCAAATAGTTATTAGGTGTAGCTGGTAATTCATACTCCTAGCATATCAATTTGAGTTTTCGCACTGTATTTTGATTAGTTAGTCCATAATTATCTTGTGATGGAGTCAACCAAGTTAGTGTTAGGAATAAACCCGCAAtagaaataatattcacggtatttacAGCGGAATAATAATATAGCACTATGATATGGttaatcaacaagaataaaaagTGCGATAATAACACTAAGATTTTTACATGGAAACCCAAAAGGAAAAAAATCACGGGCCGAGTggagcaactgatatcactatagcaaggatTTTACACTTTATAGGTTAGACTCCAAAGACCACTATACACTCAAAAGAAAACACCCTCTTTTAAGATTtttccacctcactacaatatcgctTACACTCTTTATTTTTCCTCACAAACTATTTTCCTATCTGTGAAGgcctcactcttctttctatctttgttGGTGTGATTTACAAATGGAATAATGGCTCTCCATTTATAGAAGACCAAACTTGGTCTCCAAGcacaaaaaggaaaaagaaaaagttaaacCAAAATTTGTCTACCACAATTTTACTTGATTCCCAAGTTCTTTTGTCAACCGAGCAAATTGGCACATGCCAATTACAACAATGGGATGGACCTCATCAATCTCCCCCTTCAGTCCTATTCACCAGAAGGAGGTAATGCTGGGCTTCTagtttgagtgcatgccgacaagttcgAGCTATCCGACAAGTTCCTTGCACAGCTTGAACTTGTCTCTaggtaccaccttggtcagcatatccCAAGGATTCTCACTTGTAGGGATCTTCTTGACCTGCATAGATCCATCCTCTATCTTTTCTCGAATCCGGTGATATCTCACGTCGATGTGCTTCGTCCTTGcttggtacatggagttcttacTCAAGTCTATTGTAGTTTGACTATCACAATAGAAGACATACTCCTCTGATACAATCCAAGCTCTTGAAGAAACCATTTCAGCCATATCATCTCCTTGCTAGCTTCAGTGGCGGCAATGTACTCTGCCTCAGTTGTTGAGAGTGCGACACACTTCTACAACTTTGACTGCTATGATATAGcccccctgaaaaagtaaacatatatccagtagtggattttctgtgaTCAAGATCACCTGCcatatctgcatctgtatatccTGTCAGGACATGATCTGATCCTCTAAAACATAAGCAGTCTCCATTGGTACCTCTCAggtacctgagtatccacttgacTGTTTCCGAGTGTTCTTTTCCAGGATTTTCAAGAAATCGGCTAACAACACcaactgcatgagcaatatcaggtctagtgcataccattgcatataTCAAGCTTTCGACTGCTGATGAATAAGGAACTTTGGCCATGCCCTCTTTCTC
The nucleotide sequence above comes from Lycium barbarum isolate Lr01 chromosome 3, ASM1917538v2, whole genome shotgun sequence. Encoded proteins:
- the LOC132631459 gene encoding poly(A)-specific ribonuclease PARN-like, with the translated sequence MLQRRLFCTRISKTVLQSNLGHSHQSKWSVKQVTKSNFSVALEEVSSYISESDFIAVSLKNSGAYSAQWQRVIPIDTAHTAYLKAKYAAERFQVLQFAVCPFSIKGSKLIVHPYNFHLFPRDELKIGMPSYSFSCQSSYLTSMVQEGFDFNACIYDGISYLSKSQESAAIDRTGNASPISCTVPTPSGYTVADSVFAERIKSRLKHWITACKDTNKKPEDALISSLRKIVSGDEVYGSRPCLSIDVCSERQVRLVLETLKDFVDVIPLLTPAKGGTMRPVRVVLTSSEEDRILLQKELQNEEKEHNKRLRGFREVIDLISASQKPVVAHNSLNDFTFVHSKFLAPLPSTLDEFRSSLCVVFPNVLDVNHLMKEISPLTKVNNLPASISYLKQRFFAPIDVEIPNQAEVSEVKTLGHDVVKISELFAKLCSILKTAPRTPEADEGQLPDAIECCTNSFNPCFTSSHSPADEDISVWTDNTREISIKNLVFLWGFRVGTSAGKLKSLLYGSHKVFHNEFDVRMVDKSCAVVVFGDLGFPEVLLQLMDSGGICTNTLKEMLADGLTAAGYETYQKVCELGLWEADLASSMEKALEETESFSEAQSKELSGICWNNDEMINLNDL